CGTTATAGCAATCTATTCGATGGCGATCAATGGAAAACTGGGGAAGAAAACCAAGCGGAGACTGCTAAACGCGAGAAAGAGTGTGTAAAAGCGTTTGAAGATTTTATGTTCGATTCAGAAAAGGGAATTAGTGACAAAGATCGAGAACGTCCAGACAAAACGAAAGCTACCAGCTTCAAGGAAACACGACGAATTGAAATGTTATTAGCAATGTTGCGGTGCGATCAAACTCCAGATGCAGAACAAACGCGGTACATGACTATCAAAGCGAAAGAGTATCAAAACCGTCCTGTATTACCTACTCCATTACAAATAAGTAAACCTAGTGGTACTGATGGTAGTGCTAGTAACACTCCTAAACTTATACTTCAAGGGCAAAATAAGGATAAGCAAATCACAAAAGATCAGCCATCTAAACAACAACAAAAGCCAAAGGGTAACTCTGAAGGAGGTAATTCTGCTGCTTGGGCTAGACCACCAAAACGATAAAATGCGATCGCACTCATCCCCTACCCCCCTCGTCACTTCCAACAGCAAACGATCGCCCATCTCCTCAACCGCCAAAACCTTCTCCTTTGTGCCCCACCGGGTCAGGAAAAACAGAAACGGCGATCGCATTCCCTAAATTACCCTACGGTTTTTAATCTAAATCAACCTTAACTTTAGTTTCATCCCCATTGGTTTCAACTCGCCAGTTTGGATCTTTATTTTCTTGGAAATCCGCGTTAATTTTGTCAGTAACTTGATTGAGTTGATCTTGAGATAAACCTTCTTGATGTGAAATCTTTGCTTGAGATTTATTAATATCAATACTAACAATTTCTAACGCCTCTCCAGACTTAGGAGATTCATCGGGAGTTGAGGGATGTTGAGCACCAGGTTGAGACATTTTTTACTCCTTTATAAAAACAGGGGATATTATTCTATTATATCGCAAATTAAAAACGTAAATCTTCTTCCCCTTCTGGAGAATTTTCTAAGGGTTTACTTTGGGAGTTCAGAAACGATTCCGCTTGTTTAATTTTTGCAAATAATGAAGAACGAGATTGCTGTCGTCTTTGAATTAATTTATCAATATTATATTTAACTATTAATTCTTCTCGTTTATCTTTAGGTAAAGGTTCATAATCGGGTAAAAAATCTGCCGCCGTAACAATAGGAACTCTAGGGCCTAACTTCTCAATTGGCATTTGAGGAAGACGATCTAAAAAATAGTCTCGTCTGTTTCTAATCTGTTCAGATTTATTCTGAATTTCGGTTAAAATTCCGATAATTTGACTGAGATGATGGTTGGATAAAGCCATCTGAATATCGAGATTTTCTAGGGGAAGTCCCAAAGCTTGAACTTGTTGTAAAATCTCAGGAGGAACATGATCTAAATTAGGAGGATTAGTCGGTGTTTTTAATGTGATTAAAGCTTGAGTTAACTGAGTTTCCACTTCCTGAATAATCTCCCGGTTATTGCTTTCAGAAATAGGGTTTTGTAACAGATTTTGGAGATGTTGGGTAGCCTGCTGCAAAAGCTCAAGGGTAGCCTGAAGTTGCGGGGAATTCATGTCTATTAGATTAGATTAACGATAGGGGAGCAAAAATCGTGAAATTACACTTTTTTAGGATTAATCAATGTCTTCAAGTTCCTGTGTAGATTGCCATCCCGGTTGCCATAACGCACGATCTTGAAGTTGTTGGGCATTTAACCAAAATCGTACTGTTGGGTCACAGGAGGCTACGAGTTCAGCAAATACCCATTTTCCTTGATTTTTGCGGTTAACCACTTGGAAATGCCTCCAACCCCAGTTTTTTTGATTTGCTGTCCATTTTGATCCTAACAGATAAGGGAATTTTTGCTTTTTTGCCATTCTTGAGATTCGGGTAGGGGACGATAACAGTGATTAGAGAAAATTGTGACAGATTTGTTCCGCAATTGCCAGGGTCATCTATTAGTACGACAGATCGTCATAGTTCGTGGTAAGATGTTCCTTAGAACTTAGAAAGTCACATTTTTTAGAGGCAACTTATGAATCGAATTGTTTCACTGTCCAAGCAGGTCGCTCTTGTTCTGTCTGTGGCCTTTTTAATGATTAGCACGTTTGTTTTCGGTGCTGCTTCCGCTTCCGCAGAAACCTATACTGTTAAAATGGGTGCTGATAGTGGAATGTTACAATTTGTGCCTAGCAAAATCACGGTAAAATCCGGCGATAGTATTAAGTTTGTCAATAACAAACTTCCTCCCCATAATATGGTTGTTGATAAAGCCAAATCTGCTGATGCTGGCGTTGCTGAAAAGCTTTCTCATAAGAAATCCCTTTTCAGTCCGGGTGAATCTTTTGAAATTGCTTTTACCGATGATATGCCTGCTGGTGTTTATCCCTTCTACTGTGAACCCCATCGCGGTGCTGGTATGGTGGGACAAATCGTTCTAACTAAATAATTGGAGTTTAGTAACTCTAATTTTTTAGAATTAATTAATGATCAATCTTTGGGTAGTTTTTTGTTGGTAATGAAACGAACAATAGACTACCCATCCGTTTATTTAAGTTCAGATTGAAACTTAAAAGCAATCATCAAGATTCAGATTCAAAATGAAGGGGTTTGTTGCTCTTGTTGGACTCCCCATTATCAATAAAGAACGAATAAAAAACTGGTGATATAGCAGGAAGATATGTTTCCTGTTTAAGTTCAGCAATTCCTCAAAATTTTAGACTTTAGACTTTAGACTAAAGATGATTTTGTGTTGCTTTCTCAACTCTTGGCAGAGAAAAGACCCAAACCTCTC
The sequence above is drawn from the Planktothrix serta PCC 8927 genome and encodes:
- the petE gene encoding plastocyanin, with the protein product MNRIVSLSKQVALVLSVAFLMISTFVFGAASASAETYTVKMGADSGMLQFVPSKITVKSGDSIKFVNNKLPPHNMVVDKAKSADAGVAEKLSHKKSLFSPGESFEIAFTDDMPAGVYPFYCEPHRGAGMVGQIVLTK
- a CDS encoding TIGR02450 family Trp-rich protein; the protein is MAKKQKFPYLLGSKWTANQKNWGWRHFQVVNRKNQGKWVFAELVASCDPTVRFWLNAQQLQDRALWQPGWQSTQELEDID